Proteins from a genomic interval of Bradysia coprophila strain Holo2 chromosome X, BU_Bcop_v1, whole genome shotgun sequence:
- the LOC119080258 gene encoding carboxypeptidase B-like yields the protein MKSVLSYLVLIVSCICTVSAFVSYRGYKAYEVTPVTKRQHDELSMWQHIEGVDFWRLYGQGMASSVMIEPKLIPKFELFLKFSNMTNKVVVEDVEDALEQDRQSREEYRRTFSNVSFTTDPNFNIYWSSDQMETYSRSLASRFPNRVQFEVIGRSAQNRVIYTLKISNGAFGTKPLIFIEGGCHAREWVSQASVMYLINRLVEDPASSSELLANTDWIITPNLNPDGYEWSRTNNRLWRQNRRQVNANCVGVDLNRNFAYSWRSATVACGSLTFPGPSPFSEPESQAINDLLTRYRQNIKTYITVHSFGDMVLYPWGFSGSPGLIGNHAYHHEVGLLWRNAIQAQTGKVYAVGNIAQLLGNAFGASDDHMAGDQRVDLVYTLELTRGGATGFDFPEAQIGPLVRETFHGFRAIGLHIGRNY from the exons ATGAAAAGTGTTTTGAGCTACCTGGTTTTGATAGTTTCATGCATTTGCACAGTCAGTGCATTTGTAAGCTACCGGGGCTATAAAGCGTACGAAGTGACACCAGTAACCAAACGCCAACACGATGAATTATCAATGTGGCAGCATATAGAGGGTGTAGACTTTTGGCGTTTGTACGGTCAAGGAATGGCGTCGAGTGTGATGATTGAACCAAAATTGATTCCGAAATTTGAACTGTTCTTGAAGTTCTCGAACATGACGAACAAAGTTGTCGTTGAGGACGTAGAGGATGCGTTGGAACAGGATAGACAAAGCAGAGAAGAATACAGACGCACATTTTCCAATGTTTCGTTCACCACTGATCCcaatttcaacatttattgGTCATCCGACCAAATGGAAACATATTCCAGGAGCTTAGCGTCGCGTTTTCCAAATAGAGTTCAATTTGAAGTGATTGGACGTTCAGCCCAGAATCGTGTCATTTACACATTGAAGATTTCCAATGGAGCCTTCGGTACAAAGCCGTTGATTTTCATCGAGGGTGGATGTCATGCGAGAGAGTGGGTTTCTCAAGCGTCAGTTATGTATCTCATCAATAGACTCGTTGAAGATCCAGCTTCGTCGAGTGAACTGTTAGCAAACACTGATTGGATTATCACACCAAATCTCAATCCCGACGGATACGAGTGGTCAAGAACCAACAACAGACTGTGGCGTCAGAATCGACGACAGGTCAATGCTAACTGTGTGGGTGTCGATTTGAATCGTAACTTCGCATATTCGTGGAGATCAGCAACTGTGGCT tgTGGATCGTTGACATTCCCGGGTCCTAGTCCCTTTTCGGAACCAGAATCCCAAGCAATCAACGATTTATTGACAAGATATCGTCAGAATATCAAAACCTACATTACCGTAcacagttttggcgatatggTATTGTACCCATGGGGATTCTCGGGCTCACCAGGACTGATCGGAAACCACGCATACCATCATGAAGTTGGCCTATTGTGGAGGAATGCAATCCAAGCTCAAACTGGCAAAGTGTATGCTGTCGGAAATATTGCCCAACTACTAGGAAACGCCTTCGGTGCTTCTGATGACCAT ATGGCTGGCGATCAAAGAGTGGATCTTGTGTACACACTTGAGTTGACTCGAGGCGGTGCAACTGGTTTCGATTTTCCGGAAGCTCAAATTGGTCCACTTGTAAGAGAAACGTTTCACGGTTTCCGGGCAATTGGATTACATATTGGAAGAAATTATTAA
- the LOC119085695 gene encoding probable cytochrome P450 28d2 isoform X2 has product MTTKWLHLPIKKAIRYLLGIHLCLPERNGRRNEPKLHQHLLTAKVDYSLVAGNFVSGYLLFCMWSATAVAAIVGYLIQLKAMYPVIDDVCTKMTKFIHQEIKKQHPDGIDAKELAAKYTTDVVSSCIYGVDSKAFSDEESVIRKVGSTIFEPNIKFIIYFLLIQMFPFITKIYRMAFVKKETQDFFMKLMADAIKLREDQKIERDDYLNYLLQLKKKKNLPDIEVVAHTITFFLDGFETSSIAIAHMLYYLAANKSTQDKLRKEINDNIGENGRIDLDVLNDMPYMDQAFHETLRKNPPAGISSKVCTSATELTDYDGNIIPVEKGTIVQIPIYCIHHDERIYSDPDTFNPDRFSPENGGLKAYKDKGAFLGFLDGPRQCLGMRFALAQSKAAVAEIIRNFEVTVNPKTQEPLVLDPKGFLLLPVGGLWLNFKSLLSFNS; this is encoded by the exons atGACAACGAAGTGGCTTCACTT ACCGATAAAGAAAGCGATCCGATATTTGCTCGGAATCCATTTATGCTTGCCGGAGAGGAATGGAAGGAGAAACGAGCCGAAATTACACCAGCATTTACTCACAGCAAA AGTTGACTACTCACttgtagcaggtaactttgtctccggGTATCTATTGTTCTGTATGTGGAGTGCTACAGCTGTTGCGGCTATTGTAGGTTACCTGATACAG CTGAAGGCTATGTACCCGGTTATCGATGATGTTTGCacgaaaatgacaaaattcaTCCACCAAGAAATCAAGAAGCAGCATCCTGATGGAATCGATGCAAAAGAG TTGGCTGCCAAGTACACGACTGATGTTGTATCGAGTTGCATCTACGGCGTCGATTCGAAAGCATTTTCTGATGAAGAATCTGTCATCCGCAAAGTGGGCTCGACCATATTCGAGccaaatattaaatttatcatCTACTTCTTGCTGATTCAAATGTTCCCAttcattacaaaaatctatcgCATGGCGTTCGTGAAGAAGGAAACACAAgactttttcatgaaattgatGGCGGATGCAATCAAACTGCGAGAAGATCAAAAAATCGAACGGGACGATTATCTGAATTATTTGTTGCAgcttaagaagaagaagaatttgCCAGATATTGAAGTGGTGGCACACACTATAACCTTCTTTTTAG ACGGTTTCGAAACGTCCAGCATTGCAATTGCACAT ATGTTGTACTATCTGGCAGCAAATAAATCAACTCAAGACAAATTACGAAAAGAGATCAATGACAATATCGGTGAAAATGGACGCATCGATCTGGATGTGTTAAATGATATGCCGTACATGGATCAGGCTTTCCACG AAACACTACGTAAGAATCCACCTGCTGGAATATCTTCGAAAGTGTGCACCAGTGCAACGGAGCTAACCGACTACGATGGTAATATCATCCCCGTCGAGAAGGGAACGATTGTCCAAATTCCAATTTACTGTATTCACCACGATGAACGGATTTATTCCGATCCCGACACATTCAATCCGGATCGCTTCAGTCCAGAAAATGGTGGACTGAAGGCTTACAAAGATAAAGGAGCTTTTCTTGGCTTTTTAGATGGACCCAGACAGTGTTTAG GAATGAGATTTGCATTGGCACAGTCAAAGGCAGCTGTAGCTGAGATCATAAGAAATTTCGAAGTTACAGTAAATCCAAAAACGCAGGAGCCTCTTGTACTTGACCCTAAAGGATTTCTGCTTCTACCCGTTGGTGGATTGTGGCTCAATTTTAAGTCTCTGTTA
- the LOC119085695 gene encoding probable cytochrome P450 28d1 isoform X1 has product MRLFIDVRCFFYYYLLCVSILKVESSQRKNLYFENEKKNKMWMLLFQISGVFVLIYLYLVWNFQYWKNRNVLSAKAYPIFGSFPKSFMQQLNICYEQMVVFKQYRAKSPFIGIMSGRTPQLLILDSSTAKDILVKDFKNFHDNEVASLTDKESDPIFARNPFMLAGEEWKEKRAEITPAFTHSKLKAMYPVIDDVCTKMTKFIHQEIKKQHPDGIDAKELAAKYTTDVVSSCIYGVDSKAFSDEESVIRKVGSTIFEPNIKFIIYFLLIQMFPFITKIYRMAFVKKETQDFFMKLMADAIKLREDQKIERDDYLNYLLQLKKKKNLPDIEVVAHTITFFLDGFETSSIAIAHMLYYLAANKSTQDKLRKEINDNIGENGRIDLDVLNDMPYMDQAFHETLRKNPPAGISSKVCTSATELTDYDGNIIPVEKGTIVQIPIYCIHHDERIYSDPDTFNPDRFSPENGGLKAYKDKGAFLGFLDGPRQCLGMRFALAQSKAAVAEIIRNFEVTVNPKTQEPLVLDPKGFLLLPVGGLWLNFKSLLSFNS; this is encoded by the exons ATGCGGTTGTTTATAGACGTTcgctgttttttttattattatttattgtgcgTTTCAATTCTTAAAGTCGAATCAagtcaaaggaaaaatttatattttgaaaacgaaaagaaaaacaaaatgtggATGTTACTATTCCAAATATCGGGTGTGTTCGTTCTGATTTATTTGTATTTGGTGTGGAATTTTCAGTACTGGAAAAATCGTAATGTTCTGAGTgcaaaagcatatccgatatTCGGTTCGTTTCCGAAATCGTTTATGCAACAATTAAACATTTGCTACGAACAAATGGTTGTGTTCAA gCAATACCGTGCTAAATCTCCATTCATCGGTATTATGTCCGGCCGTACCCCACAACTTTTGATCCTCGACAGTTCAACAGCCAAAGACATTCTagtgaaagattttaaaaatttccatGACAACGAAGTGGCTTCACTT ACCGATAAAGAAAGCGATCCGATATTTGCTCGGAATCCATTTATGCTTGCCGGAGAGGAATGGAAGGAGAAACGAGCCGAAATTACACCAGCATTTACTCACAGCAAA CTGAAGGCTATGTACCCGGTTATCGATGATGTTTGCacgaaaatgacaaaattcaTCCACCAAGAAATCAAGAAGCAGCATCCTGATGGAATCGATGCAAAAGAG TTGGCTGCCAAGTACACGACTGATGTTGTATCGAGTTGCATCTACGGCGTCGATTCGAAAGCATTTTCTGATGAAGAATCTGTCATCCGCAAAGTGGGCTCGACCATATTCGAGccaaatattaaatttatcatCTACTTCTTGCTGATTCAAATGTTCCCAttcattacaaaaatctatcgCATGGCGTTCGTGAAGAAGGAAACACAAgactttttcatgaaattgatGGCGGATGCAATCAAACTGCGAGAAGATCAAAAAATCGAACGGGACGATTATCTGAATTATTTGTTGCAgcttaagaagaagaagaatttgCCAGATATTGAAGTGGTGGCACACACTATAACCTTCTTTTTAG ACGGTTTCGAAACGTCCAGCATTGCAATTGCACAT ATGTTGTACTATCTGGCAGCAAATAAATCAACTCAAGACAAATTACGAAAAGAGATCAATGACAATATCGGTGAAAATGGACGCATCGATCTGGATGTGTTAAATGATATGCCGTACATGGATCAGGCTTTCCACG AAACACTACGTAAGAATCCACCTGCTGGAATATCTTCGAAAGTGTGCACCAGTGCAACGGAGCTAACCGACTACGATGGTAATATCATCCCCGTCGAGAAGGGAACGATTGTCCAAATTCCAATTTACTGTATTCACCACGATGAACGGATTTATTCCGATCCCGACACATTCAATCCGGATCGCTTCAGTCCAGAAAATGGTGGACTGAAGGCTTACAAAGATAAAGGAGCTTTTCTTGGCTTTTTAGATGGACCCAGACAGTGTTTAG GAATGAGATTTGCATTGGCACAGTCAAAGGCAGCTGTAGCTGAGATCATAAGAAATTTCGAAGTTACAGTAAATCCAAAAACGCAGGAGCCTCTTGTACTTGACCCTAAAGGATTTCTGCTTCTACCCGTTGGTGGATTGTGGCTCAATTTTAAGTCTCTGTTA